A stretch of Canis lupus baileyi chromosome 7, mCanLup2.hap1, whole genome shotgun sequence DNA encodes these proteins:
- the TDRD6 gene encoding tudor domain-containing protein 6 isoform X1 → MCSTPGLPTPGASLALRVSFVDVHPEVVPVQLWGLVGERREEYVRLSREIQEAAATRGPGALGGASAAPGELCLVQVGLLWHRCRVVSQHSLESRVFLLDEGRTVTAGAGSLAPGRSEFFHLPSEVLGCVLAGLVPAGGGGGGGGGEPQHWPSRAVDFLRRLQGKQVHGRVLDVLLLHRLVLVEVPALFQQMQELGLARQVPHSLFRSLLKRYLTAASAGLGCGAPVLSRAPPKQEQPGLDYFYPQLQLGVTEPVVVTQVCHPHRIHCQLRSLSQEIHRVSESMAQIYRGSTGTGDDNWTSATREESPDKPGSPCASCGLDGHWYRALLLETFRPQRCAQVLHVDYGRKELVSCSSLRYLLPEYFRMPVVTYPCALYGLWDGGRGWSRSQVGDLKALILGQAVNAKIEFFCSFEHVYYVTLYGEDGINLNCVFGVQSCCLADRFLQSQGVEEEGEEEEQETALQSPSPAQKAGEEISLPALQSVRLKINAFYDAQVEFVKNPSEFWVRLRKHKGTFSKLMRRMCSFYSSASKLDGVVLKPEPDDLCCVKWKENGYYRAMVSRLDDRSVDVFLVDRGSLENVGWYDVRMLLPQFRRLPVLALKCTLADIWPLGKTWSQEAVSFFKKTVLHKEIVIHVLDRQDNQYVIEILDESRTGEENISKVMAQAGYAKYQEFETKETISVSAPSPGHVSNHFISADNKISLAKKIEVKQKAKRDHKTAPVSEIVTDTAVITDTPTGLVVQDKEERLSVHSPPIQNFLDMKPGSSCKGELKVGSTVEVKVSYVENPGYFWCQLTKNIQGFKTLMCNIQDYCKSTATPYQGTTPACLAKRTVNGKWSRAVISGSQSAEHVKVMFVDYGDKDMVSVKSIYSISEEFLKVKAQAFRCSLYNLIQPTGQNPFVWDEKAIRAFSEFVDNAWEDNLELKCTIFALASVHDEELFNVVDLLTPFQSACQFLVEKQLARAVKLQKPLESSVQLHSYYYSTHDMKIGTEELVYVTHIDDPWTFYCQLGRNASILEQLSYNITQLSKVLLNLKTSPLIPGTLCLAKYTDGNWYRGIITEKEPNKVFFVDFGNIYVVTSDDLLPIPDDAYDVLLLPMQAVKCSLSDIPDSIPEEITTWFQETVLDKSLKALVVAKDPDGRLIIELYDDSIQINANINEKLGLLGYKGETRKKETEALLTVTETLEVKKENMRSSPKEYLSKSAENKLCSMEILGESYKSKVSSACKETKLLRSSTKTNLITQYQDSRENKGHQVCPLTTAKKGESFAEPPLKATKLEATLSERNIEDSCNKDLPLKFSEFPQKVIMPGFKTAVYVSHINDLSDFYVQLTEDEAEITHLSERLNDVRARPEYYSGPPLQREDVICAIFPEDNLWYRAVVREQQPNDLLSVQFIDYGNVSVVHASNVGKLDLINALLPGLCIHCSLRGLRVPEILKCKEMMQYFSQRTDEVQIRCEFVKFQDKWEVILADEHGIIAEDMIRRYAFCEKSQVGLSDQIIKSTCSKSVKKTNIDTSLFLNWYKPKMKMIRAYATVIDGPEYFWCQFADTEKLQYLEVEVQTAGEQVTDWRSCVPCPHIGDPCIVRYREDGHYYRALITSICDDYLVSVRLVDFGNVEDCVDPKALWNIPSELLVVPMQAFPCCLSGFNISEGVCPQEGNDYFYEIVTEDVLEITILEIKRDVCNIPLAIVDLKSKGKSINEKMKKYSKIGVSDLPYEKKCPEIKGALGSLSPEVGLKKPSSKAGQEKTLSVEPQTDDERVEKDFNIIETKPSKFYNPDIDDIFEAFENPCKDNIGPEVLERKIECHLVDKAKFDDKYLMAGFNALLPQASETKEILELNSLEVPLYPDEESKEFLELESIELQHSLVGDEEKEELGLVPPIVPLPQGCDTEATLQPFPVQLPLSCESEKQPELELPTAQLCLDDKINPLSLRVGQKAQESTCAEDTGKSSCVECFEDQHRLSLHLHGKNHDPNLQIEMNIYKEEFTDYKNRDAISSLTLFSEEESRDGKNHDALQLHISAQPENTYTLKGFTVGSKCVVWSSLRNTWSKCEILEIAEEGTRVLNFSNGMEEIVKPENVWNGIPKLDKSPSETHHVSPPKVSLGLPLECSRQRNKRENNNHPPNLLFQKKGLEVI, encoded by the exons ATGTGCTCCACGCCCGGGCTGCCCACGCCGGGGGCCTCGCTGGCCCTGCGGGTGTCGTTCGTGGACGTGCACCCCGAGGTGGTCCCGGTGCAGCTCTGGGGGCTGGTGGGCGAGCGGCGGGAGGAGTACGTGCGGCTGAGCCGGGAGATTCAGGAGGCGGCGGCCACGCGCGGCCCGGGGGCGCTGGGCGGCGCCTCGGCCGCGCCGGGCGAGCTGTGCCTGGTGCAGGTGGGGCTCCTGTGGCACCGCTGCCGCGTGGTGAGCCAGCACTCGCTGGAGAGCCGCGTCTTCCTGCTGGACGAGGGCCGCACCGTGACGGCGGGCGCGGGCTCGCTGGCGCCGGGGCGCAGTGAGTTCTTCCACCTGCCCTCCGAGGTGCTGGGCTGCGTGCTGGCCGGCCTGGTGCccgccggcgggggcgggggcgggggcgggggcgagccCCAGCACTGGCCGTCCAGGGCCGTGGACTTCCTCCGGAGGCTGCAGGGCAAGCAGGTGCACGGGCGGGTGCTGGACGTGCTGCTGCTCCATCGCCTGGTCCTTGTAGAAGTGCCCGCGCTGTTCCAGCAGATGCAGGAGCTCGGCCTGGCCCGGCAGGTGCCGCACAGCCTCTTCCGCTCGCTGCTCAAGCGCTACCTAACGGCGGCCTCTGCTGGCCTGGGCTGCGGGGCCCCCGTCCTGTCGCGAGCCCCTCCCAAGCAGGAGCAGCCCGGCCTGGATTACTTCTACCCGCAGCTGCAGCTGGGCGTCACGGAGCCCGTGGTGGTAACCCAGGTGTGCCACCCCCACCGCATCCACTGCCAGCTCCGGAGCCTCTCGCAGGAGATCCACCGCGTGTCCGAGAGCATGGCCCAGATATACCGGGGTTCCACGGGGACGGGGGATGACAACTGGACCAGTGCCACCCGGGAGGAGAGCCCAGACAAGCCTGGTTCTCCGTGTGCGTCCTGTGGGTTGGACGGACATTGGTACAGAGCGCTCTTGCTTGAGACTTTTCGGCCCCAGCGCTGTGCCCAGGTGCTCCATGTAGACTACGGAAGGAAGGAGCTGGTGAGTTGTAGCAGCCTCCGCTACTTGCTGCCTGAGTATTTTCGCATGCCCGTGGTGACCTACCCTTGTGCTTTGTATGGACTCTGGGACGGTGGGAGAGGCTGGTCTCGGTCACAGGTCGGTGACCTGAAGGCACTGATCCTGGGCCAGGCAGTGAACGCAAAGATTGAATTTTTCTGTTCCTTCGAGCATGTTTATTATGTCACCCTGTACGGAGAAGATGGGATCAACCTGAATTGTGTATTCGGAGTCCAGTCCTGTTGCTTGGCTGACCGATTTCTTCAGAGCcagggagtggaggaggagggggaggaggaagaacaAGAAACGGCTCTTCAGTCGCCGTCGCCTGCGCAAAAAGCGGGTGAAGAGATTTCCCTCCCAGCCTTGCAATCAGTCAGGTTAAAGATAAACGCCTTCTATGACGCCCAGGTAGAGTTTGTTAAAAACCCTTCCGAGTTTTGGGTTAGGTTGAGGAAACACAAAGGCACCTTCAGCAAGTTGATGAGAAGAATGTGCAGTTTCTATTCCTCAGCCAGTAAGCTGGATGGGGTAGTTTTGAAACCGGAGCCCGACGACCTTTGCTGtgtcaaatggaaagaaaacgGCTATTATCGGGCTATGGTCTCCAGGTTAGATGACAGGAGTGTCGATGTGTTCCTAGTCGACCGTGGCAGTTTGGAAAATGTGGGTTGGTATGACGTGAGGATGCTGCTTCCTCAGTTTAGGAGACTACCCGTATTGGCTCTAAAGTGCACACTGGCAGATATTTGGCCTTTGGGGAAAACTTGGAGCCAGGAggcagtttccttttttaaaaagactgtgcTCCACAAAGAAATAGTTATCCATGTCCTTGACAGGCAGGATAATCAATATGTTATTGAGATTCTTGATGAATCAAGAACAGGGGAAGAAAACATTAGTAAGGTAATGGCCCAAGCTGGGTATGCCAAGTATCAGGAATTTGAAACAAAGGAAACCATTTCCGTAAGTGCCCCTTCTCCAGGGCATGTTTCAAACCATTTTATCTCTGCGGATAACAAAATATCTCTGGCCAAGAAGATAGAAGTAAAACAGAAAGCCAAGAGAGACCATAAAACTGCACCTGTTTCAGAAATTGTGACTGATACGGCAGTCATCACAGATACTCCAACGGGACTCGTTGTGCAGgataaagaggaaagactatctgtTCATTCTCCTCCTATACAGAATTTCTTGGACATGAAGCCAGGCTCCTCCTGTAAAGGAGAGCTGAAAGTTGGAAGTACCGTAGAAGTCAAAGTGTCTTATGTCGAAAACCCTGGCTACTTCTGGTGCCAACTGACCAAGAACATTCAAGGCTTTAAAACTCTGATGTGCAACATCCAGGACTACTGCAAGAGTACAGCTACTCCTTACCAGGGGACCACCCCCGCTTGTTTGGCAAAACGAACAGTAAATGGAAAATGGTCGAGAGCCGTGATTAGCGGGTCACAATCTGCTGAGCATGTCAAAGTAATGTTTGTAGATTACGGAGACAAAGATATGGTATCTGTGAAGAGTATTTACTCAATTAGTGAAGAGTTTCTCAAGGTTAAGGCTCAGGCTTTTCGGTGTAGTCTTTATAATTTAATTCAGCCAACTGGTCAGAATCCTTTTGTGTGGGATGAAAAGGCCATACGAGCTTTTAGTGAATTTGTAGACAATGCATGGGAAGACAATCTCGAATTAAAGTGCACGATATTTGCTTTGGCTTCAGTACATGATGAAGAACTGTTTAATGTTGTGGATTTGCTAACACCCTTTCAGAGTGCATGCCAGTTTTTGGTAGAAAAGCAACTTGCAAGAGCAGTTAAACTTCAGAAGCCTCTGGAGTCCTCTGTTCAGCTACATTCTTACTACTATTCCACACATGATATGAAAATTGGAACTGAAGAATTGGTGTATGTAACACATATTGATGACCCTTGGACATTTTATTGCCAGCTGGGAAGAAATGCAAGTATTTTAGAACAGTTGTCCTATAATATCACACAATTAAGTAAAGTTTTGCTGAATTTAAAAACATCTCCCTTGATCCCTGGAACCTTGTGCCTTGCCAAGTATACTGATGGAAACTGGTATAGGGGGATAATAacagaaaaagaaccaaataaagtcttttttgttgattttggaaACATTTATGTGGTAACAAGCGATGATCTGCTTCCAATACCTGATGATGCATATGATGTCTTACTTTTGCCCATGCAAGCTGTTAAATGTTCATTGTCTGATATTCCTGATAGTATACCAGAAGAAATTACAACATGGTTTCAAGAGACTGTTTTAGATAAGTCATTGAAGGCTCTGGTTGTAGCAAAAGATCCAGATGGAAGACTAATTATAGAACTGTATGATGACAGTATTCAAATTAATGCTAATATTAATGAGAAGTTAGGACTACTTGGCTACAAAGgtgagacaagaaaaaaagaaactgaagcactCCTCACTGTCACTGAAACCCTTgaggtaaaaaaggaaaatatgagatCGTCACCTAAAGAGTATTTAAGTAAATCAGCAGAGAACAAATTGTGCAGTATGGAGATCTTGGGAGAATCCTACAAATCTAAGGTCAGCTCAGCATGTAAGGAAACCAAGCTTTTACGAAGTTCCACCAAGACAAACTTAATCACTCAATATCAGGACTCTAGGGAAAATAAGGGTCATCAAGTGTGTCCACTAACAacagcaaagaaaggagaaagcttTGCTGAGCCACCTTTGAAAGCCACAAAACTAGAAGCCACTCTTTCAGAGAGAAACATAGAAGATTCATGTAACAAGGATTTGCCTCTAAAATTTTCAGAGTTCCCTCAGAAGGTTATAATGCCTGGCTTTAAAACAGCTGTGTATGTTTCTCATATAAATGACCTTTCAGACTTCTATGTTCAACTAACAGAAGATGAGGCTGAAATCACTCATCtttcagagagattaaatgatgTTAGAGCAAGGCCAGAATATTATTCAGGTCCACCTTTGCAGAGAGAAGATGTAATATGTGCCATTTTTCCAGAAGACAATTTATGGTATCGTGCTGTGGTCAGAGAACAACAACCCAATGACCTTCTCTCTGTGCAATTTATAGATTATGGCAATGTTTCTGTGGTTCATGCTAGTAACGTAGGTAAACTTGACCTTATTAATGCACTGTTACCAGGATTGTGCATTCACTGCTCCTTGAGGGGACTTCGGGTAcctgagattttaaaatgtaaggaaatgATGCAGTACTTTTCCCAGAGGACAGATGAGGTTCAGATAAGATGTGAATTTGTGAAATTTCAAGACAAATGGGAAGTTATTCTTGCTGATGAACATGGGATCATAGCAGAAGATATGATTAGAAGATATGCTTTCTGTGAAAAATCTCAAGTGGGACTTTCTgatcaaataattaaaagtacCTGTTCAAAGTCTGTCAAAAAAACCAACATTGATACTTCACTCTTTCTTAACTGGTATAAGCCAAAGATGAAGATGATAAGAGCTTATGCCACTGTGATAGATGGGCCTGAATATTTTTGGTGTCAGTTTGCCGATACTGAGAAACTTCAGTATTTAGAAGTAGAAGTACAAACTGCTGGAGAGCAGGTAACGGATTGGAGAAGTTGTGTCCCATGCCCTCATATTGGAGATCCTTGCATAGTGAGATATAGAGAAGATGGGCATTATTATCGGGCACTTATCACCAGTATTTGTGACGATTATCTCGTATCCGTCAGACTTGTAGACTTTGGAAACGTCGAAGACTGTGTGGACCCCAAAGCACTCTGGAACATCCCTTCTGAACTTTTGGTGGTTCCCATGCAAGCCTTTCCATGTTGCCTCTCAGGATTCAATATTTCAGAAGGTGTGTGCCCTCAAGAGGGAAATGACTACTTTTATGAAATAGTGACAGAAGATGTGTTGGAGATAACAATATTAGAGATCAAAAGGGATGTTTGTAACATCCCTTTAGCAATTGTTGACttgaaaagcaaaggcaaaagtattaatgagaaaatgaagaaatattctaAGATTGGTGTTAGTGATCTGCCCTATGAAAAGAAATGCCCAGAGATAAAGGGAGCCCTTGGCTCCCTCAGTCCTGAGGTTGGACTTAAGAAACCAAGTAGTAAAGCTGGACAAGAGAAAACTCTCTCTGTGGAACCACAGACAGATGATGAAAGAGTTGAAAAAGACTTCAACATTATTGAAACCAAACCAAGTAAATTCTATAACCCTGACATTGATGACATTTTTGAAGCTTTTGAAAACCCATGCAAAGATAATATTGGTCCTGAGGtactagaaagaaaaatagagtgcCATTTGGTTGACAAAGCAAAGTTTGATGATAAATACCTCATGGCAGGATTTAATGCGTTATTACCGCAGGCTAGTGAAACAAAGGAGATATTAGAACTAAACTCACTTGAGGTGCCCCTTTATCCTGATGAGGAATCAAAAGAGTTCCTGGAACTGGAATCCATTGAGTTGCAGCATTCTCTTGTCGgggatgaagagaaagaagagctagGCCTGGTGCCTCCAATTGTGCCGCTCCCCCAGGGCTGTGACACCGAAGCCACCCTGCAGCCATTCCCAGTGCAGCTTCCCCTCAGCTGTGAATCTGAGAAACAGCCAGAACTAGAATTACCCACAGCCCAGCTGTGTCTAGATGACAAAATAAACCCTTTGTCTCTAAGAGTTGGTCAGAAAGCCCAAGAATCCACGTGTGCTGAAGACACAGGAAAGTCAAGTTGTGTAGAATGTTTCGAGGACCAGCATAGGTTATCATTGCATCTACATGGAAAGAATCATGATCCCAACCTGCAGATTGAGATgaatatatacaaagaagaatTTACAGATTATAAAAACAGAGATGCCATTTCATCATTGACTCTGTTCTCTGAAGAAGAATCCAGAGATGGGAAGAACCATGATGCTTTACAACTTCATATCTCAG CTCAACCAGAGAACACCTACACTCTGAAAGGATTTACTGTTGGATCCAAATGTGTTGTGTGGTCAAGTCTAAGAAACACATGGTCCAAATGTGAGATTCTGGAAATTGCTGAAGAAGGCACAAGG GTTTTAAACTTTTCAAATGGTATGGAGGAGATAGTGAAGCCTGAGAATGTCTGGAATGGTATACCCAAATTGGATAAGAGTCCATCTGAG ACTCATCATGTCTCTCCTCCCAAGGTTTCTCTGGGCCTGCCTCTGGAGTGCAGCAGacaaagaaacaagagagaaaataataaccACCCCCCAAACCTGCTCTTTCAG aaaaagGGTCTGGAAGTGATATAG